AGAGGTTCTGGAAATCCACTTTGCTTTAACTAAAAAAAGGACTTAATTACAACAGAATGATTTGGAATTCACGAAACAGTAAACTTTTATTCGCAAAGTTCATAACCATTTTTTGAAAATGCTTTTTACTAAAAACGACGTAAGGATAAAAAAATTGCTGTTCAAGCAAAACTTCACTCTTCAATAAATCTTCAATTTCTTAACCCCAACGTTTTGACCCATAGGTAAAAACGTTGAGTTCGCGACAAACCCGGTCGAGGGTCCTCCACTCCTACCTTTCTCAACATCCCCTCCCCCAATTCCTTGACACCCCGACGAATCTCTTCTACACATTCCCTATCGTGAAAAAAATCGTCCCTTGTTTGCTCCTTGTATTCGTCTTCTACTTTGTTTTGAGAGAAGGCGCGTCTTATTTGTATCAGTCCAAGGAAGAAGCGAGGGTTTACAACACGGGGTTTTACTGGCTTTCGAAATCCGATCTTTCGTCGAAGTATCAATCCGATTCGTTTTTGTTTCCGTATCTCTTATACAAACTCAATGTCGATTTGACGCCGGCACAGTTTGCCAGACTTTGCAACGATATACAGATCGGGGCGACACTTCTGTTGGTTTTTTATTTTGCTTTTGAATTCGGTTGGCTCGCGGGGGTGTTTATCGGGCTTTTCGTTTTGTTTTCACCGCTCATTTTGATTCAGAAGGTTTGGATCGGATTTCCGGATCACCTTACTTATTTCTTTTCGGCGGCGACTTTGATTTTTCTGGATCGGGTTTCTAAAAATCGGTTTTGGTTCGGAGCCTTGTTCGTTGTTCTTTTGTTAGGCGCTTGGAATCATTTCTATCAGTTCAGTATCATCGTCTGTATGTTGGTCTTGGTCCAGGGGATCTTCGAAAAAAAGATCGAAGTCCGGACGATCGGGTTGATCTTTAGCACGCTCATTATCGCACGTATCCTTTCTCTGCTCTTCTTTTACTTCAAGGGAATTCCATTTGAAGATTCTCGGTTTTCTACAATCCAGAACGAATCTTTTTCCAAATGGATTGAGATCAACACGACGGTTCCTCACTTGGCCCTATTCTCTTTTTTCTTTGGGAATTTTGTCTTTTTTGCGGAGAGGTTATATCGAAAGAATTTTTTAATTTTGATTCCTTTCGGAATCTCTTTAGTCGTTACGTTTTTTACATACGATACTACGAGGGTCTTCGTCCACCTCTTCTATCCTTCTTGGATTTTTCTCTGGCTTTTGGTCTTTCGAAAGGAAGGAGAATTTTTTCAGAAGAATCTAAAGTATTACTTTGTTCTGATATTGATTTCGCTTATCCTTTTAGTTTTGGTTCCTCGCTTTTTTATCGAGGCCGGTGGCGTGAATTATCTTCTTCCTTAAAAAGAGAACCACAGTCTAAGAATTGATTCCCATTTCCAAAATCAATCACCGGAGAACCGCTTATGCCCTACGTCAATATTCGAATCACAAAAGAAGGAGCGACCAAGGAACAAAAGGCACAGTTGATCGCAGGGACCACACAACTTCTCAAAGACGTTCTTGGTAAAAATCCCCAAACTACTTTTGTAATCATCGACGAGGTGGATACGGATAATTGGGGAATCGGTTTTGATCAGGTTACGGAGCTTCGAAAGAAGGGGAATTGATTTCTCTTTTTGAATTCAAATGCGATTTCGCATTTCGGAATATTTTTTTTTAAAACGAAAGGATTTTTTCCATCTAAGACTAATTTGCGTTAGACGACACAGAATAGGATCCTTCGGTTATCTCGGGTAAAACATAGAAGAGTGCGGTTTGTCTTGCGTTATGGGATCGATGCGGAGTCAAAAAATTGCTTTTCGTCCTTGGTTTTCTCTTAGAATGAATTTTCTCAATTTTTTGACTGGAGCGGAGAGCCCGGTCCGAGCGCGTGAATCAAAGTGAAGTCTCGCGAGGAAACGCCCAAATTATTTTCTGCAGTTCATCTGATTTCGAATGATGGAACATTCTTTTTTCTTTTTTCCAACGCTTAAAAAACCTTCGGCGCTTTCTCCGTCTTCGTAAAATCTTCCGCTAAAGACCGCGCCGCTCGCAAATCGATAGGTTCCGATTCCTGCTTTTTTATCGTTTTGAAAATTTCCTGAAAATCGATCTCCGTCTTTGTAGAGAATATTTCCGCTTCCATGTCGCTTATCATTTTTGAATGTTCCGGAATAAACTTCGCCGGATCCGTATACGTAGATTCCGTTTCCGTTTTTGCAATCTCCGTTTTTACATCCTTGTGAGGATCCGAGATAAGACGAGGGCGATTTGTTTTCTTTTTTCTTTGGTTCGTATCTTTCCGAAACTTCCGAACTTTCTTCCGGTTCCGAATATTTCTTAGGTTGTCCAAGCGCGTCTTCTTGGAAGAATTTTCTTTCCTTCAATTCGGGTTCCAACTCTAAGTCGTTTTTTTTGGATGCGCTCGTCTTTGGATTTTCTTTCTTGGGGGTCCCTTTATTTTTCTTTCCGCAATCCATTGCCGCAAAAGAAATCAAGAATATCATCCCTATCGTGATCGTAATTCGATTGGTTCCGAAAAGGACCATCGTTCGCCCTCCATTCTAAGTCCTTTCTTAGAATATCGGATTTGAGAATGCTCCGGAAAAGGTTTCTCTTTGAGAATCCTTCTTGGCCCTTTCTTTTTTTTGAGGGAGTTCCTACTTTTCGATTCTTCCAGACGCGACCATTTTGTGGGAACTCCTTCGCTTTCCAGTTGAGAATCATTTGTTCCGACAAACTGATCCTTCCAAAAACTTCTTGAAGACGGACTTCAAGTCCGCCTCAAGGTATCATCGGAAGGAGTTCCTACTTTTTCAGTCTTTCTCTGATTTGAGAATGATCCGATCTTCTTCGAAGCAGAACGTAAATTTTAAGATTCTTTCTTCAGCTGAATCACGCTGATTTCGGACGGAGCTCCGAGACGGAGAGGAGGCCCCCAATAACCGGTGCCCCGACTTACATAGATCCAGGTCGATTCGTGTCTGTGAAGTCCCGCGACAAATTTCTGTGCGAGATAGATCAAAAGATTCCCGGGAAAATACTGACCTCCGTGTGTATGACCGGAAAGCTGAAGATCAAAGCCGGCCTTCGCGCTTTCAAAAACGCTATTGGGTTGATGCGCGAGAAGAATTTTGTAATCCCCATTCTCCCCTCCTCTCATCGCCTTATGAGGATCGGTCGTATGTTCCACGATGATCGTTCCCGCTTTGAGATCGGTCACACCCGCAAGCGTAATATTCGCGGTCCCGTGTTTCAAGATCTTGTTTTCGTTTAACAAAACCTGAATCCCATGACCTTTCAATTCACGGATCCAAGAAAGAGCCCCGGAATAGTATTCATGATTTCCGGTCACAAAGAAAGTTCCGTGTTTGGATTTGAGATCGGCTAACGGAGTGATATGATGTCCAAGTTTACTTACCGGTCCGTCCACGAGATCTCCTGTAATCGCGATGAGATCCGGTTCCAAGTCGTTGACCGCTTTTACAACGGATTCTAAAAATTCTTTTTTAATCGTGGGTCCGATGTGAATGTCGGAAATCTGGACGATCTTAAAACCTTCCAAGGAAGAATGAAGATTCTTCTCCAAAATGTCCACGGAGATTACTTTCAATTTCTTATGAGCCTGATAGAATCCGATCCCCGTCAGTCCTCCCGCAAGTCCCAAAACCGAAAAGCTAAGAATCTGATTTAAAAAGTCTCTCCTCTGGATCAGATCCGAGCCGTCTCCGTTCTCGGCTCCGGAAACGTTTGGAAAGAAGCTGGTAAACCCGTGAAAGGAAGCGGTGGTTATGTCTTTCAAAATCACGAGACTAAAAAGAATCGTAAAGAACCCAAGTCCCGTAAAAGCGAGATAAGAAAAAGCGGTCTGAATTCTTTCCTGATTGGATGTAAGACTGATATAATAACTTACGGGAATACTCAAAGTGAAGAGGAAAATCAATCCCCAGGCAAACCATGAAACCCAACCCTGAGCTCCGAGCCCCGGAATCAAACGAAAACCCGTATATGTATAACCCAACCCTATGATCAGGGTAAAGACGGAAAGAAAAACGAGGAAACGAGATATCTGATTTTCCATTACCTTAATAAGACCGATTCGTTTCTCCGAAGTTTCTTCCATTCTTAAAATACTTTCCTCCAAATTCTCCCTTTTGGAGTTTCTAAAACGAAATCCTCCCTTTGAAAACGAAGTGAAATGGTCAAACTTCGGCTTCCCGAATCCGAAACGAATGCGTAAGCGAATTATAGATTTTCAGTCCACCGGGGATTTCCAAACCCTTGACGAACCTTCTATTTCCTGTAGCATTGACAGAAATCTCTATGACTCACGCTGATTTAGAATTTCAAAAACTGAAGAGTATTCTCAATACGAGTACGATCTTAAATGCGAATTTGGATCTTTATCAGCTCTTACCTTTGATCATGCTCTATTCCAAGGATCTCTTGGAAGCCGAAGCGAGTTCTCTTTTTCTTTTGGATGAAACCGGAGAATTTTTGTATTGCGAAGTCGCTCTCGGAGAGAAAGGCGAAATCATTCAAAAATACGGACGTTTGGACGTAGGTCAGGGAATCGCGGGCTGGGTCGCAAAAGAGAAAAAAGCAATCATCCTCGACGACGCGTATTCGGATCCTAGGTTCAATCAAGACTGGGATAAGAAGACCGGTTATAGAACTCGTTCCTTAGTCTGCGTTCCTCTTTTCGTGGACGATAAGATCATAGGAACTCTCGAAATTCTAAACAAGACAAAGGAACGCGCCTTTGATTCTTCCGATCTCAATTATCTTTCCTCCTTATCCGAAGTGGCTGCGATTGCCATCCAGAACGCAAAGATTCACGACAATCTCAAAAAGAGAATCTTAGAACTCTCGCTTCTTTATGAATTTGAAAAACTCATCGTTTCGGAAAAGAGCATTCATGAACTCGGAAACTGGGTCTTGGATAAAATCTTAGAATTTTTAGAAGCAAGAACCGGAACGATCTATCTCGCGGATCACAAAAGTAAAACTCTGAGAATTCTAGCGGCCAAGGGGATTCCGAAAGAAGCGGTTCATTCTATCGTGGTTCCTTTCGGTGAAGGAATCGCCGGCTGGGTCGCACAAGAAAGAAAAAATCTTCTGATCCAAAATCTGGAAGAAGACAAACGTTATAATCAGGACGCAAAGTATAAGTTTGAAGCAAATTCTTTGATCTCTTCTCCTCTGATCTATAGGGACGAACTCTTAGGAGTGATCAGCGTAAACAGTAAGAATTCCGGTTTTGCTTTTCACGGCAACGATCTCGAAATGCTCGGCGCGATCGCGAACCGACTTTCGGTCACGATCAAAAATGCGGATCTCTTTCATAGAGTCGTCGACTCCGATCGGGAATTACAAAGAGCAAGAGAAGTCATGTCGAAAGTGATCCCGACAACGATTCCTTATATCAAAGGATTGGAAGTCGGAGCTCAACATATCCCCTACTCCAATGTCGGAGGGGATTTTTATAGCATCTTTAAATTGGATACGGAGAGAACCGGATTTCTCATCGCCGACGTTTCGGGTCACGGGCTTTCTGCTTCGGTGATCGCCGCGGTGATGAACACGATCATTTCCACTTACGATAAAGAAACTCTCTCCAGTCCTTCTCGCTTTTTTACGGGTCTCAATCACGCTCTCAACAATAAGATGGCAGGAAACTTTGTGACCGCGTTTTACTGCGTGATCGATACGGAAAAAAATTCGATTCTTTTTTCCAACGCGGGACACAATCATCCTTTGCTCTTACAAAATGCGACGGACACGATGATTCCTCTCGAGACAAAAGGAAAACTCATCGGAGTGATTCCGGATCTTTTCTTTGAGGAGAATTCGACTGCGTTCCGCGTCGGAGATCGTCTCGTTCTTTACACCGACGGACTTTCGGAACATTCTTCCGAAGATCGATCCAAAAGATACACGGAAGAATTGGTTTCTCTCTCAATCCGAAAATCGATCTCTAAAAATGGGAAGGATGCTTCGGAGCAGATCGTGGAAGACAGCATCGACTATTGCAATCGTCCGAAGTTCGACGACGACGTTACCCTTCTCGTAATCGACCGCAAATAACGAAACAATAGTTCAAAATAATAATATTCTATTTTTAGAATATTATTATCAACAAGAAGCCGATCAAAAATTCCTAACCTCCTGAGCTTGTTCGCAAGAATTCCTAAACCTAACTTTGTTCATCGAACGTCATACGCCTTTGTATGAATATTTTTAATCCGAAGTCGTTAGAAGTTATGTAGAACAAGCATTATATAATATATCGAATAAAATAAAAATTTTAAACGTTTCTGTAAAAGTTGGAAACCTCTTCGAGTCTAACTAGATGAAATAAGGAGGGTTTACCATGAATGCAATCACGATCTTTGCGCTTGCGTTGTTGGCAGTTCCTGTTTTTGCCCGTTTTGCTCGGGTGACAAAAGAAGCGATGGGAAGATATCACCTGATCGGCTTGGGAGGTTTGTTCTTGATCTTGGGGGAAGCAACCCGGATGACAGCAGATAAAATCTCGCCGATTGCGACACTTCTTCCGGTCATTGACATTGTCACTGTGGTCTTAGCTTACGCGGGGGTTCTCTTCGGGACACTGTGGTTATCAGTGTATTACATAAAACACCCGAATGAAATTTGAAAATTCTTAAACAAGAATGACATTAAAAAAGGCGGGCTTATCCCGCCTTTTTTAATGTACGGATAAGAAATGAAAAATCAGGAAAGTTTGTTTCTCTGAAAGATTAGGATTCTCCCGAAATCGTATCTCCAACGGACTTTAAGTCCGATTTCAAGTTTTTTTAGTAGAACTTACTTTGTCGGAAGAATCGAATCCTACTCCGACCTCGGGCCTTTTCATTGAAAGTAGGCTTCCCGCTTAAAAGTAGGAACTCCTATACAAACAGATCCTCTTTCGAGCGAGGCTTTTCCGCGAAAAATGCGGGAACTCTTCGTTGAAAAGAGATTCTTCGGTGATACAATGAAAGTAGGAACTCCCAAAAAAGGGATGGTCTTCGATAGGATCCAAATCATTTTTTGGAAATCAAAGCATTGAGGGAACTCCATTGAACCAGAACGATTCTCTCCAACATTCCATTCTCTACGCGGCCGACCCGCTCTGTCCCTGGTCTTACGGTTTTGGCCCGGTCTTAGAAAGAATCCAAAAAGAATACAACGACAAGATTCGATTTTCTCTCGTCCTTGGGGGCCTTCGATTTGGAGAAACCGCCGAACCGCTGACTCCGGAATTTGCCCGCGCCTTAAAACACGAATGGAAAGACGCGGAAGCTCTCACCAAACAACCGTTTCAACTCGGGATTCTCGAACAAAAAGATATCAGATACGATTCTTTTCCGGCCTGCAAGGCGGTCATAAGCGCGCAAAAAATCAAACCCGAAATCGCATTCCAATATTTGCATGCATTTTCCAAAGCATTCTATCATGAGAATCAAGATCCAACTTCGGTTGAAACCTTTGCGACGATCGCGGAGCGATTCGAAATTCCTAAAAAAGAATTTCAGTCGGTCTTTGAAGACAAAGATACGGAGATGGAAACACTCAACGATTTCTATTTCGGATTTTCTTTGGGAGTGAGCGCCTTTCCGAGTTTGGTTTTTTCGGACGGAGCTGAAAGCGGCATCCTCGCGAGAGGATACCATTCTTACGAACAATTGGATTCTATCTTAAAAGATTATTTTCGAGCGGTTCGATTCTAAGATTTTTTCTTTTCTTTTTTTCTCTCTTTGGATTCCGTCTTTCCCACGTAGTTCGCAAGAACAAGAAGAATTCCTCCCAAGAACGCGGACCAAAAACCTGGGACCGAAAGAGTTCCCGGAAACCAATCTCCTATGATCAAGATCACCCAAGCGTTGATGATCAAACCGATCAAACCCAAACTCAGATAATAAAAAACGATTCCGATTCCAAGAGTCATGATGATCAAAATCAATCTCATGAACGCGTTGATCAAAACAAACGCAAAGACGACGATGATAGAATTGATCCAACCTCCTACGACGTGAAAATCAGGATTGATTAAGGGAAAGACGAATTCCACAACGAGGGACATCAGAATTAGGGAGAATAAAAGATGGGTCATAACACTTCCGCTTTTAAGCATAAACGTCGACATTCTTTCCAATCGAAGGAGGAGGAGAACCAGGAGGAACCACTTCGGAATCAGGGCTCTTTGTCTGATTGTCCTGAGTCGCCACGATCTCTCTCGAAGAAGAACCGGTAGAAACCGGAGCAATAGAATCTGAAAACAAAATCTGTCTGGACCCAACCGCCATATAAGACATACTCTTCCTCCCCTCTTTTTAATTAGAATGAATTCTAACGGTTATTGTTTGAAAAAGCATCTTCTCTTAAAAGGAAAAATGAAAAAACTTTGTAAAAAACTTTCAAAAGAAGAATCTTCGATCTCGCTTGATCACCTATTTTCTTCCGTAAGCTCCCGTAACGATACCGCCATACCAGCTGAAAAGATGGACGTGAGAAAAAAATGAACGAAAATTTGATTCATCCTTTACGATGCTTTCATAAGAATCGATAGACTGAGACAAATATTTTTTTCCAACGAATGGAAGCAGAAAGAATCTTCCTAAAAGCGGAAGCAAATGCCGGAAATAAAGATTCCAAATAAAATACGATATTCCGTATTTCGGTCTGGATAATTCGGTAAAGACAAAAGTTCCTGACGGTTTTAGAATCCGATAGACTTCTGAAAATAGGATTCTTCTCTGTTCAATCGACAACGTTTTTAAACCGAATGTACAACTGACCGCGTCGCAAGAATCGGAGGAGATGGAAGAAGAAAGCGCATTCTCCGCAAAATACGTAACGTTGTTTTCGCCAAAACGTTTTCGAGCGCGTTGAATCATACGTTTGGAAATATCAACTCCAAGAATCGGATTCTTTCCAAATTTCTTTTTTATAATTCCGATATTACTTCCGTCCCCGCACATCAAATCACAAATCGTTTCTCCTTCCGAAATCCTTAAAGTGGAAAGAGAACGTTTTCTGGTTAAGGTCGCCAACCCGAACGAAAGAAAATTCAGAAAATGATAACTCGAAGAAAAACGATCAAAGAATCTTCTCTGAAAACGAATCTGATCAAAACATTTCATATCCATTTGCCTTCATCTGACTGATTCCATTTTTTCAGCGTTGAGTTTGATCTTTTGTAAAACGTGCAGATGCATTTCGTCGATCAGATAATCGGACCATAACTTCCAATAAAATTTCGGCCCCAGGCCGTTTACGTATCTCGTGGTCGCGACAATTTTCACTTCTTCTTCCGAAATAGGAATCAATTGAAATTCTCCAAAGGAGGCCCAGATCTTGCCTCGGATATGTTTCGGTTCCACTTTTCCATAAAAGGAAGTTTCTTTCATCGTCACCTGAGGCGAAGGAAACTTAAACTTCATGGTCTTGTTTGGGACGAGTTCTTCTATGAGCGCCGATGTAGTTCCGTTTGTATATTCGCAGTTCAAAAAAGAAACTCCGTCTTTTTGTATCACCTCCATCGAAACCGGATAAGAAACTCCGTGGCGGAAGAAAAAATTCTCAGCCTCGCCGAATGTAAAAGGAGAAGTGATCTGTATCCATATCTTAGGAGCGGAAGAACGAACTACGATCGAAGTTTTGATTTCATTTGTCTGCGACGAAGAATCCTTTAGATCAAAAACGTGAGCCGAGATATTACAAAACAAAACGATCAACACTACAAGATATTTGGACCAGACCCGATTTTGAATTTGATAACCGATCCACGCTCCGATGAGAAGAGGAAGATATGCGAGAGGAAGCGCCATCAAAACACAAATAAAACCTTCTTGTCCGATAAAAAGAAAACCTAAAAGAAGAATCGCACCCGGCAAGGCAGTAAGCGAAAAGATTTGTCCAAGTGTCGCTTTGCTATGAAAGGCGCGGGCAAAGGCGATGAGAATTCCGATCGAAAAAGGAATCGCGATAAACAAGGCTGCGCCGTAAGCCCCGCTCAAAGCAAAAAAAGGCGCCGATATCAAAAAGAATAAAAGTAAAACGATAACAATTCCCAAAGTCCAGAAACCCAACGTGCGACGGGCGTAGAACGAACTCTTCGATGATTCCATAAATTCTCCCCTTGGAAAAAACTAAATCGAACCTAAAGTGAATATTCTTCTCTGTCAATTTAATTTTTGAACATGTTCAAAAATATTCTCTACGATCAGAAATGCCCATACTTCGGGTTTTCGTTCGCGGGAAAGATTCGAAAAACCGTATCTCAAAAAGGTTTACCTTAAAATTCTGTAAGTAAGAATGGATTAGTTCTTATAAACACACTTTTAAACAATGAAACTGCAACAAGCTTTAGAATTCGTAAAAAAGGGAAATCTCCCGGGAGCCAAAGAAGCTCTCCTTCAATATCTCAAAGAAAATCCGGAAGATCCGATCGGGAACTATCATCTCGCCATGTGCCATTCTCACTTGAACGAATTGGAACCTGCGGAAGAACGTTTTATCAAAGCGATCTCTTTGGATGAGTCCTTTGTTTCGGCGAGGGTCGGTCTCGGCGTTTTGTATGCAAAGAAAAAAGACAAACCGAAGGCTGAAATTCAATTCACCAAAGTTCTCGAAATCGACGAGAACAATCTAAACGCAAAAAAGAATCTCGCTTCTCTTTATACCGGAACCGGAAATTATAACAAGGCTCTGGAATTATATCTTTCAACTCCGGAATCGGAAAGAAAGGACGTCGTCTCCTTGTATGCGATTTCATTTTGTTATCTGAAGTTGGACCAACTTCCGCAAGCGAGAACGTTCTTTCAAGAACTCGAAAAACTTCCCGTCCCAGAGCCGATGAAAAAAGATATTTCCGAACTCAAAAGTCTCATCGAGGAAAAAAATATCGAATCCGAAGGAATCTGGACTCTTCTCAAAAAACCGGATTCTTTCGAAGAATAAACTCGGAAGGAAAGATAGAGATTCTTTACTCAAATCGAAAAGTGCGATTTCGCTTTAAAAAATTCTTGTATTTATTTTGAATCCTTTGGAGTCTGAGTTTATATATGTTTCGTAATCTTCTACCGGGTCTCAATAGCCTTGAGCTTCTTCTCCTCCTTAGTTAGGGGGAGCCGGTAGAGTTGTAAAAAAATACACGAGCCTGCTCCTCCTGGAGTGGGCTTTTTTGTTATCGGATAATTCTCTTTCGAAAAACCCACTCCTGGATCCGGCCGGCAAAAGGAGAAAACAATGAATCAAGACTCGAAATCTGGAACCGTTGAATCAGTTCGAGAAGTAACCTCTTTCGGAAACAAAAAGGAGATCCAATCCTTTTCCGAAATTTTACAAAACCCTCTTCCGAAACATCCGCCCTTCTTTATGGACGTGACCTTGAGAGACGGCAACCAAGCGCTTCGTAAACCTTGGAATCTTGATCAAAAGGAAACGATCTTTCGTCAACTTTTGAAACTCGGAGTACAAGGAATCGAAGTTGGGTTTGCGTCCTCCAATGATCAAGAATTCGAAGCTTGCAGTTATCTTTCTTCTATCGCGCCTGAAAACGTAGTCATCTCTTCTCTTTCGAGAGCCGTTGAAAAGGAGATCGAAATTTCTTGGAAGGCGATTCAGAAAGCTCCGAAACCAAGAATTCATATCGTATATCCGATCTCGGCGTTTACGATTGAAAACGTTTTGAAAACAACTCCCGAAAAAGTTTTGGAAAGAATTTCAGAATCCGTCGCTTATGCAAAGAGTCTCGTCGGTTCTCGCGGAGAGGTTCAGTTTTCAGGAGAACACTTCGGCGATTCTCTGGAGAATTTGGATTTTGCGGTAGAGGCTTTTCGCACCGCTTTGAACTTCGGAGCCGACGTAGTCAATCTTCCGAATACCGTGGAACGTTATCGTCCTTGGCTTTTTGTTTCGATGGTCAAGGCCGTGACAAACTCTCTTCCCGAAGATACGAGAATTTCGATTCACACTCACAACGACTTGGGAATGGCGACTGCGACCACCGTCGAATCCTACTTTTCAGGAGCGGTTCAACTGGAGACCGCCTTAAACGGGTTAGGTGAAAGAGCGGGAAACACAAACACATACGAAGTCGCGATCGCACTTCACAACTGCGGAGTCAACGTTCCTCTGAATTTTTCGGCGATCTATGAAACGTCTCGTTTGGTTTCTTATCTTTCGGACGTTCCCATCTATGAGAAGGCTCCTTTGATCGGAGAAGACGTGATCTCTCACAGATCCGGGATTCACCAGGATGGAGTCGCGAAGACCCGACATCTTCAAAAAGGCGCCTATCGCGCGTTTGACGCCGGTTTAATAGGAAGGCCCGAAGGTGATAGAATCGAATTTACGAGTCAGTCGGGAAGAAGCGCGGTCTTTTGTATTCTAAGAGACGCCGGAGAAGAAATCACTCTCGAAGACGCGGGCAAATTGCAGCCGATCTTAAAAAAGATTTCGGAAGAATCCGGAAGAGGCGAACTGAGTCTGGAAGAAATTCAAGTGGAATGGAAAAAGATGAAATCGCTTCCGCAAAAAACTTCTTGAGATGGAAGATCCTTACTTGGCGATCTTAGCGGGTTCGGAAGCGGGATTCATAATTCCATAAAAAAGAATATGATGAATTTCCTGCTGTAACTGAACCATCGAGTAAGGAGAATTAAGAAGTAGTTCCGGAGTCGCGGTCATCTCGATCGCGGAGTTGATCAAGGCGGCAAAGATCGTAGTATTTACGTCGCTTCTGATTTCCCCTCTTTCAATTCCTTGTCGAATGAGAGTTTGGATGGATTTGGAAATGGATTCCGTTCTCACTTCCTTAATATAAGCGTAGTGATCCGGCGCCTGATCTCTGATTTCTAAAATGAATTCATTGGCGCCTGCGGGAAACTGGCTCACCTTGAATTCGTTGATCGCTTTTACCTTTTCATGAACCGAAAGAGATTCGTCTTCGCTGATCTCCATCATCTTCTTGCTCATTCTTTTATGTTTGGCGCTGAGAATTTCGAAGAGGAGGTGATTTTTATTTTCGAAGTGTTTGTAGAGAGTTTTTCTGGAAATTTTGAGAGTTCTCGCGATCTCCTCCATCCTCGTCTTCGCATAACCGTATTTTAGAAAAAGCTCAAGCGCCTTTTCCATAATTCGGAGTTTTACTTCATCCTGCTCCATCACACTCATTGTTCCTAACTTCCACAATTCTGAAACTCTTTTTTATATTCTAAATTTTCAAAAGTTCAACCGAGAATTCAAGAGCTAAAGCGTTTTTGCAAACGACACTTCCTGAATTCTCGGGGCTTTGATTCTTATACGTCCGGGTTTGGAGAATTTCTTCTCACGAATTGATTCAGCTTCTCAATGTAGGAGAAGGCCGCCGGAACCACTACCAGAGTTAGAATCGTAGAAGATATCAATCCTCCGATGATCGCAACTCCCATACTCGTTCTCTGACGAGAAGCTTCGTTGAGTCCGATCGCAATCGGAAGCATCCCGGCCACTAAGGCAAAGGAAGTCATAAGAATCGGACGTAGTCTTTCTCTTCCGGCTTCGACGATCGCTTCCTTCATATCCATTCCCTTCTGCAAGAGTTGAT
This is a stretch of genomic DNA from Leptospira tipperaryensis. It encodes these proteins:
- a CDS encoding 2-hydroxymuconate tautomerase family protein; protein product: MPYVNIRITKEGATKEQKAQLIAGTTQLLKDVLGKNPQTTFVIIDEVDTDNWGIGFDQVTELRKKGN
- a CDS encoding metallophosphoesterase, which encodes MENQISRFLVFLSVFTLIIGLGYTYTGFRLIPGLGAQGWVSWFAWGLIFLFTLSIPVSYYISLTSNQERIQTAFSYLAFTGLGFFTILFSLVILKDITTASFHGFTSFFPNVSGAENGDGSDLIQRRDFLNQILSFSVLGLAGGLTGIGFYQAHKKLKVISVDILEKNLHSSLEGFKIVQISDIHIGPTIKKEFLESVVKAVNDLEPDLIAITGDLVDGPVSKLGHHITPLADLKSKHGTFFVTGNHEYYSGALSWIRELKGHGIQVLLNENKILKHGTANITLAGVTDLKAGTIIVEHTTDPHKAMRGGENGDYKILLAHQPNSVFESAKAGFDLQLSGHTHGGQYFPGNLLIYLAQKFVAGLHRHESTWIYVSRGTGYWGPPLRLGAPSEISVIQLKKES
- a CDS encoding GAF domain-containing SpoIIE family protein phosphatase; the protein is MTHADLEFQKLKSILNTSTILNANLDLYQLLPLIMLYSKDLLEAEASSLFLLDETGEFLYCEVALGEKGEIIQKYGRLDVGQGIAGWVAKEKKAIILDDAYSDPRFNQDWDKKTGYRTRSLVCVPLFVDDKIIGTLEILNKTKERAFDSSDLNYLSSLSEVAAIAIQNAKIHDNLKKRILELSLLYEFEKLIVSEKSIHELGNWVLDKILEFLEARTGTIYLADHKSKTLRILAAKGIPKEAVHSIVVPFGEGIAGWVAQERKNLLIQNLEEDKRYNQDAKYKFEANSLISSPLIYRDELLGVISVNSKNSGFAFHGNDLEMLGAIANRLSVTIKNADLFHRVVDSDRELQRAREVMSKVIPTTIPYIKGLEVGAQHIPYSNVGGDFYSIFKLDTERTGFLIADVSGHGLSASVIAAVMNTIISTYDKETLSSPSRFFTGLNHALNNKMAGNFVTAFYCVIDTEKNSILFSNAGHNHPLLLQNATDTMIPLETKGKLIGVIPDLFFEENSTAFRVGDRLVLYTDGLSEHSSEDRSKRYTEELVSLSIRKSISKNGKDASEQIVEDSIDYCNRPKFDDDVTLLVIDRK
- a CDS encoding LIC10816 family protein → MNAITIFALALLAVPVFARFARVTKEAMGRYHLIGLGGLFLILGEATRMTADKISPIATLLPVIDIVTVVLAYAGVLFGTLWLSVYYIKHPNEI
- a CDS encoding DsbA family protein gives rise to the protein MNQNDSLQHSILYAADPLCPWSYGFGPVLERIQKEYNDKIRFSLVLGGLRFGETAEPLTPEFARALKHEWKDAEALTKQPFQLGILEQKDIRYDSFPACKAVISAQKIKPEIAFQYLHAFSKAFYHENQDPTSVETFATIAERFEIPKKEFQSVFEDKDTEMETLNDFYFGFSLGVSAFPSLVFSDGAESGILARGYHSYEQLDSILKDYFRAVRF
- a CDS encoding phage holin family protein, which gives rise to MTHLLFSLILMSLVVEFVFPLINPDFHVVGGWINSIIVVFAFVLINAFMRLILIIMTLGIGIVFYYLSLGLIGLIINAWVILIIGDWFPGTLSVPGFWSAFLGGILLVLANYVGKTESKERKKEKKKS
- a CDS encoding class I SAM-dependent methyltransferase, coding for MKCFDQIRFQRRFFDRFSSSYHFLNFLSFGLATLTRKRSLSTLRISEGETICDLMCGDGSNIGIIKKKFGKNPILGVDISKRMIQRARKRFGENNVTYFAENALSSSISSDSCDAVSCTFGLKTLSIEQRRILFSEVYRILKPSGTFVFTELSRPKYGISYFIWNLYFRHLLPLLGRFFLLPFVGKKYLSQSIDSYESIVKDESNFRSFFSHVHLFSWYGGIVTGAYGRK
- a CDS encoding tetratricopeptide repeat protein, producing MKLQQALEFVKKGNLPGAKEALLQYLKENPEDPIGNYHLAMCHSHLNELEPAEERFIKAISLDESFVSARVGLGVLYAKKKDKPKAEIQFTKVLEIDENNLNAKKNLASLYTGTGNYNKALELYLSTPESERKDVVSLYAISFCYLKLDQLPQARTFFQELEKLPVPEPMKKDISELKSLIEEKNIESEGIWTLLKKPDSFEE